TCTTTTGATTATTGCCAAAACGGCGTCGGTCTATGCGGAGCCATTTGTTCGGCCTTTTTGCCCAACCCTTGTCCTCGTGACGCCTTCCCGTTTCCCTTTTCCCGTTTCGAGCTCACCTCTCTGTGTCTCTCTGTACTTCGCCAAGAGCTCTGTCATGTGATCCCACGGTACAGTTGCCTCATGAAGTGCCGATCCGTAGCCTGCGTCTGGTCTGCCTCACCTTTTCCTCATCGAGTCACCGCAACCGCCGTCCTCAGCCGCCCTCCAACTCTCTACACCGGCGGATCCGATGGCTCCATCATCTGGTGGACTCTCTCCGGCGACCCCTCCCACATGGTAATCCAATTATCCACTTTTTCTTGATAGCAACGCGTGGCTAGCCACTCGTTTGTTCGTTTTCCTGAGTTACAGTGCTGAATAGTTCTTTCAATTAATGATTTATTCCaacaataaaccaaaaaaaattagTGCATGATGGAATTGGTGCTCGATTTCTTTAGTGTTTTATTAACGAAGTTCCTAACGTGACAGGAAATTAAACCAATGGCAATGTTGTGTGGCCATGCGGCGCCAATAGCCGATCTTGGTAATTGTTATCCCGTTGTTGTCTCCGGAGATGTTGTAGAAAATTCGAGTAACGTAGAAGTGAACTCTACCTTAGTCGACTCTGGTGCGCTGATAAGTGCATGTACTGATGGTGTGTTGTGTGTATGGAGCAGAGGCAGTGGGCATTGTCGGCGGAGAAGGAAATTGCCTCCTTGGGTGGGCAGTCCCTCTGTTGTTCGTACATTGCCATCGAAGCCAAGATATTTATGTATTGCGTGCTGTTTCGTTGATTCAGTCCATTCGCCTGAGCACCATTCTGCTGATCCTGCTGAAGGGTTTGAGGCTGAAGAGTATCAGCATAGAAAACCTCCCAAGTGCACTTTAATTATTGTTGACTCATACACACTTTCCATTGTGCAAACTGTTTTTAATGGGAATTTGTCAATTGGGCCATTGAAGTTCATGTCTGTAGTTTCTTCTGTTGAGGATAGGGAGAAGCAGTCTGCAATCATGGCCGATTCCTTTGGAAAGGTCCAACTGGTTCCGATTCTAAAGGACTTCAACATGGATGGGGAAGGTGGGACTAGCTTGCATAAAAGTTCTTCTCTTCCGGAGACGAGCATTTGGGCAGATGGGTTGAGGGGGCGTGGAAAAATTGCATCAATTGCAAGCTGTGAGCaaatttttgctcttgtatataAAACTTGCTGTGAATTTAGGCTAGTGGACAGTGGTACAATAATTGGCGAGATTTCTTTTACTGATAGTTGCCTTTTTTGTGAAGAAGGCTCTATTCAATCGCATGTTGTGGGGGGCATGTTTCTTGAAAGTGGTGATGCCGCGTCCAGTACCCAGGATGCTAAACGGTTTGCCGTGTGGAATAACAGAGGTTCTGTGGTTGTGTATATACTATCCTATTTGAATGATATTTTTAAGTTTGAGCCTTTATTCGGAATCCCAGCTGTGTCTTGGCCCCTTGATGTCGAATTATCAATTTTTTTGGTTAACTTGAACTCCTTGCTTCTTCGTATTGTATCAATTTGCTTCCACATTGAAGAACCATTTTTGTGGAGTCCTCATGTCACAATCTGGTCGCTATGCCCGCAAGTTGATGACAATAGAAAATTGTGGCGACAGTGCAAAATGCTTGGAGAAGGTGGTTTTTTTGTTGACAGGGCTGTGACATCTACTTCTCTTTCCAAAATTGAGGGTCCCATGCATAATGTAGGCATGGAAACAACTAGCGGAGATATCAATTTGGTTTCTGGACAAAGTTTTGTTCCAAGTTCAAAAAATGTAAATAATATATGGGAAGATAATGAAAATTCTGGTTTAATGCAAAAGGGGAGGATTGTGTCTTCATCGATGGTTATTTCTGAGTATATCCATACACCTTATGCCATTGTATATGGATTTTACAGTGGGGAAATAGAACTGGTACGATTTGATCAGTTTTTTCCTAGATTAGATTCTTCCAGTGGAAGTCCACGTCTTGAAATTGATTCGAATGAATCCATACAGTGTTTTTCTGGACATGTAGGTGCTGTACTATGTTTGGCAGCACATCAGATGGTGGGCATGTCCAAAGGATGGAGTTTCAATAAGGTGTTAATTTCAGGAAGCCTGGACTGCACGATTCGTATATGGGATCTTGATACTAGCAACCTCATTTTAGTAATGCATCAACATGTTGCTCCAGTACGCCAAATAATCCTTCcttcacctccaacagaacgacCTTGGAATGATTGCTTTCTCTCTGTTGGAGAGGATTCATGTGTTGCTCTTGCTTCTCTCGAGACTTTGCGGGTGGAAAGAATGTTTCCTGGACACCCTAACTATCCTGCAAAAGTTGTGTGGGATGGTGCAAGAGGCTATATAGCTTGTCTCTGCCTGAATTATTCAGGAAACTCTGATGCTATTGATGTGCTATACATTTGGGACTTGAAAACAGGTGCTCGAGAGCGGATTCTTCGCGGCCCAGCTTCTCATTCAATGTTTGATCATTTCTGTAGAAGCATTACCATAAATTCCATAAGTGGCAGTGTATTAAGTGGAAATACTTCAGTTTCTTCATTACATCTTCCAATAATTGAAGATACAAGTTCAAAGAACACTGAAAAGCTGGTTACTTCGTTAAATATGGTCCCAAGCATAACAAATATTACTGAGGCCAATGCGTCCCAAGCACATGCTAGTAAAGGAAACTCCTCAAAACCACTTGCAAGCAAACTGTCAATCCTGCAAGGCAACAATCATCCTATAAAATGTTCTTGTCCTTTCCCTGGAATTGCTACTCTGAGTTTTGACCTTGCATCAGTGATGTCTTTTTTTCAGAAGCATGAGTCCATGGGAACTAGTGGTTACAAACAAGAGAATACTCATGTGAAGGAGCAAAGCACTGGGACCTCGAGTCCCCACCATATGGCTATTGATGATGTTTCAGATTTACAGGGGACCTTGGCTAGTGCAATAGAAGAGCATGACTGGGTGAGATCTCTTGAAGGATGCTTACTTCGATTTAGTTTATCCTTCTTGCACTTGTGGAATGTGGATTTTGAGCTTGATAAGTTGCTCATTACTGAAATGAAGTTAAAGAGGCCAGATAAATTTATTGTAGCTTCAGGTTTGCGAGGGGACAGTGGGTCTTTGACAGTGACATTTCCTGGTTTGGCTGCTACCCTTGAGGTATTTTGGATGAACTGTGTTGAATGTTGGGACTTTTCTGTTTGACTTCCTTCAATTTATTCTGAGATACTGCTATTGATGTTTCAGCTTTGGAGATCATCATCAGAGTTCTGTGCCATGAGGTCACTAACAATGGTATCCCTTGCTCAGCGCATGATTAGTTTGTCACAAACTAGTTCAGCAGCAAGCAGGTATTATAGTGTCTCCACCAAGAACTTACTGATAAAATCAGCTTACTTCCATTATGAAGGTCCTGAAATTTCATGTTGgcatcaatttttaattttttttttataaggggcaactttattattattattattattatttctaccaAACAGAGCAGAATGCCAAAACAGACCAGAGGGGCACAGCCTTTTGAAACCTGGGAGGAGAAGGCTATGAAAGGAAATGGCATACGAGCCCAAACCAAAATAGCAACACAAGGCAACCCAAACATACCCAAGCAAGAGGCTTTCACAACTCAGAACCATAGGCTACACTTGAGACAAAACTAAAAAGCCAATAGAATGGAAAACAAAAGCCAAAGCTTACAAAATCAGAAACAAAACAACCTGGCACCACAAGCAGCATCTTGCCATGAGCAACTAGTTCTCTGCCAAACATTTTGGCTCATAGAGTTTGATAATTGAATGGAGTTGGGGAACACAAGTGAAATTCCTGGATATTTGTGACGACATTTTATTGGTTTTGAGGCCAAAACAACTTTGGTTCAGCACTAGTTCTCTGTAAAATGTTCTGATCCTTAGAGTTTGGTAATTGACTGGAGTTCGGGAACACAAATGAAATGCGCGGAAATTTCTGACACCATTTTGTTAGTTTTGATGCAAAAAAGCATTGGTTCTTTGTATTTGCAGCAAAGGTCTCTTTTTTCTTGTTGGAACAGCCTCCTCCTCTGTTGTGGCATCATCGACAAGTTCAAACATGTttaatctaagagaaaatacacACTGGAAATCCTAGAATTGGAATACTAAACCTTCTTATTTCCTTTTCCACTATTGACCACACCAAGAAGAGCCAGTTTGCTGACTGTTAGATTGAGTTGACGTGTTCTCACAAATAAAGATTGGTACGTTTTTAGGGACCCATTTACTTCGCAAACTTGTGCATTTACAACTAGAGTGGCCaaatgtttttttgtttttttgggatATAAAAAGAAGCTATAGTAGATAGAATGAAGGGAAGATACAACATGCAGGAACAAGGAGTCCAccaaataaaaacaagaaaacctcataagaaaaagaaaaacagaaaaaaaaagaaaaaaagaaaaacaaaaaaatactAGTCAACCCTTTAACAAATAACACTACACAATGTTAACCAAGGAAACCCCTTTTCAACCCTTTTCCATCATAATTTACTGAGCTCTTCAATTTTTATAATTCCCTTTGTCTCTTCAACTTTCGACTTTTGCCACCATCCATGCGCTCTTCCTTTCCTGCAAAATCAGTCAACTTTTAAGCCCATTTTATCCAAAAGATCTTGtgcttctaaatccttcttagTAACCTCCTCCACAGGTGCAGGCAAAATTCCATCCCTTCGCTACAAATTTTTAACCAGATCATCATTATCAAAGGTAGAAACTCCCTCAAGCCCTTGGATGGGCATAAGATAAAGCCCAATCTCTTCACAAGAATCCGAAACATACCcatttttttctcaaatctcatccaacaacagACCCCCACCACACTCAATAATATCATCACTTTCTGAATCTGAGAAGTTCACCCCATttctttccccctttttctttactGACTCCATAACTACGTCCAGCCTCCTCCTTATCATGCAAATCTTCCAAAATACTAAGCTCTCCTTTAGAATCTTTCTTTAATAACTTTGCCGCTGATCCACCAGATTTTTCTCTCATATCTTGAAACACCTTCCTCAATTCAGCACCCATACAAGCTGTCCTCCGATGAGAAAAAACCTTGTTTCCCTCAAATTTGTTATAATAGGTTGGCCAAATGTATTGTAATGGCTGCCAAGAAACCTTCACTTTAATTTCAATACCACTGTCATTACACAAGTCTGATTATAAACCTTGTGCATTAAGAAGCAGGGTGGCCAGATAATTGTAATGGCTGCCAAGAAACCTGCCCTTTAATTTCAATAACACTATCATTTTCCAAGTTCAAATCTATGCAATCTAAACCTTGACACATGCCAAAGAATACACAAACACACTATGCTGATGTGACTTATAGCAGTTGTCACATCATCACGACAATTAGGTCAACCAATGTCAATGGCAACATAGCTAAATCCTTTGGATGTCCAATATTGAAGAGGGACACTAAATAATTTTTCTTCAACACATTGACGGATACTAGGGAGTTTGATTTTTGTTTATTTGAGGTGAGGCTGCCACAGTTTAAAGGCGGTCAATTTATCAGCAAAGAAGTAGAATCTGGAATGCAACACCTGATATCTTACAGCTGCTTCTCCAAACTTGAAGATGTAAAACCCATTGTTAGTGGATCAAACATCCAATAAAGAGAATTTGTCCCCATAGGCAACGTGTGTTTATGAGggaagcaagtaggctaaacatgtttacaaatgctagtgagttttacaatgattgataaACACTCACCTTCCTCTAAACTATTGTTATCCATTGATTAACCAAATAATAAGGGAGCTTCACATCAAGTAAATGACCCAGAAGACACCCTTACCATTTCACCCACCTTTGAAACTTCTGTTGGTGACATAACAACCACCTGCTCATTAGATGAATGCTTGATTAAATTTAAAGCTTGCTTATTGTCTTGTGTGTGTTTAAAGTGAGAACTCAAGTTCTACAAATTTAGAGGGTAATCAAATTGAGAATTGTGCATATAACCTGGAAAAGCTGCTGATCCATTTTGCTACTTGGTCCAGATTTCCCTGGATGCAAACTTCTTAATTCTCTCCCTTCAAAACTGCCCACATTTAGATGTGAGCTGCCACAAGGGGTACTTGTGTAAACTAGAGGAAGCTTCAACAGATCCAAAATTTCC
This window of the Malania oleifera isolate guangnan ecotype guangnan chromosome 6, ASM2987363v1, whole genome shotgun sequence genome carries:
- the LOC131158232 gene encoding uncharacterized protein LOC131158232 isoform X2 codes for the protein MKCRSVACVWSASPFPHRVTATAVLSRPPTLYTGGSDGSIIWWTLSGDPSHMEIKPMAMLCGHAAPIADLGNCYPVVVSGDVVENSSNVEVNSTLVDSGALISACTDGVLCVWSRGSGHCRRRRKLPPWVGSPSVVRTLPSKPRYLCIACCFVDSVHSPEHHSADPAEGFEAEEYQHRKPPKCTLIIVDSYTLSIVQTVFNGNLSIGPLKFMSVVSSVEDREKQSAIMADSFGKVQLVPILKDFNMDGEGGTSLHKSSSLPETSIWADGLRGRGKIASIASCEQIFALVYKTCCEFRLVDSGTIIGEISFTDSCLFCEEGSIQSHVVGGMFLESGDAASSTQDAKRFAVWNNRGSVVVYILSYLNDIFKFEPLFGIPAVSWPLDVELSIFLVNLNSLLLRIVSICFHIEEPFLWSPHVTIWSLCPQVDDNRKLWRQCKMLGEGGFFVDRAVTSTSLSKIEGPMHNVGMETTSGDINLVSGQSFVPSSKNVNNIWEDNENSGLMQKGRIVSSSMVISEYIHTPYAIVYGFYSGEIELVRFDQFFPRLDSSSGSPRLEIDSNESIQCFSGHVGAVLCLAAHQMVGMSKGWSFNKVLISGSLDCTIRIWDLDTSNLILVMHQHVAPVRQIILPSPPTERPWNDCFLSVGEDSCVALASLETLRVERMFPGHPNYPAKVVWDGARGYIACLCLNYSGNSDAIDVLYIWDLKTGARERILRGPASHSMFDHFCRSITINSISGSVLSGNTSVSSLHLPIIEDTSSKNTEKLVTSLNMVPSITNITEANASQAHASKGNSSKPLASKLSILQGNNHPIKCSCPFPGIATLSFDLASVMSFFQKHESMGTSGYKQENTHVKEQSTGTSSPHHMAIDDVSDLQGTLASAIEEHDWVRSLEGCLLRFSLSFLHLWNVDFELDKLLITEMKLKRPDKFIVASGLRGDSGSLTVTFPGLAATLELWRSSSEFCAMRSLTMVSLAQRMISLSQTSSAASSALAAFYTRNFAEKIPDIKPPLLQLLVSFWQDKSEHVRMAARSLFHCAASRAIPLPLCSQKAFDHAKFVSFRHGMEENENRSNKEETSTAMIDSDRIPESRISQLEESKILAWLESYEVQDWISCVGGTSQDAMTSHIIVAAALAIWYPSLVKPGLSILAVHPLVKLVMAMTEKYSSTAAELLAEGLESTWKAGIGLEIPRLIGDIFFQIECVSGASNNLASQKSAASDTIRETLIGILLPSLGMADIPGFLSVIESQIWSTASDSPVHLVSLMTLIRVVRGSPKSLAQYLDKIYRW
- the LOC131158232 gene encoding uncharacterized protein LOC131158232 isoform X1, with the protein product MKCRSVACVWSASPFPHRVTATAVLSRPPTLYTGGSDGSIIWWTLSGDPSHMEIKPMAMLCGHAAPIADLGNCYPVVVSGDVVENSSNVEVNSTLVDSGALISACTDGVLCVWSRGSGHCRRRRKLPPWVGSPSVVRTLPSKPRYLCIACCFVDSVHSPEHHSADPAEGFEAEEYQHRKPPKCTLIIVDSYTLSIVQTVFNGNLSIGPLKFMSVVSSVEDREKQSAIMADSFGKVQLVPILKDFNMDGEGGTSLHKSSSLPETSIWADGLRGRGKIASIASCEQIFALVYKTCCEFRLVDSGTIIGEISFTDSCLFCEEGSIQSHVVGGMFLESGDAASSTQDAKRFAVWNNRGSVVVYILSYLNDIFKFEPLFGIPAVSWPLDVELSIFLVNLNSLLLRIVSICFHIEEPFLWSPHVTIWSLCPQVDDNRKLWRQCKMLGEGGFFVDRAVTSTSLSKIEGPMHNVGMETTSGDINLVSGQSFVPSSKNVNNIWEDNENSGLMQKGRIVSSSMVISEYIHTPYAIVYGFYSGEIELVRFDQFFPRLDSSSGSPRLEIDSNESIQCFSGHVGAVLCLAAHQMVGMSKGWSFNKVLISGSLDCTIRIWDLDTSNLILVMHQHVAPVRQIILPSPPTERPWNDCFLSVGEDSCVALASLETLRVERMFPGHPNYPAKVVWDGARGYIACLCLNYSGNSDAIDVLYIWDLKTGARERILRGPASHSMFDHFCRSITINSISGSVLSGNTSVSSLHLPIIEDTSSKNTEKLVTSLNMVPSITNITEANASQAHASKGNSSKPLASKLSILQGNNHPIKCSCPFPGIATLSFDLASVMSFFQKHESMGTSGYKQENTHVKEQSTGTSSPHHMAIDDVSDLQGTLASAIEEHDWVRSLEGCLLRFSLSFLHLWNVDFELDKLLITEMKLKRPDKFIVASGLRGDSGSLTVTFPGLAATLELWRSSSEFCAMRSLTMVSLAQRMISLSQTSSAASSALAAFYTRNFAEKIPDIKPPLLQLLVSFWQDKSEHVRMAARSLFHCAASRAIPLPLCSQKAFDHAKFVSFRHGMEENENRSNKEETSTAMIDSDRIPESRISQLEESKILAWLESYEVQDWISCVGGTSQDAMTSHIIVAAALAIWYPSLVKPGLSILAVHPLVKLVMAMTEKYSSTAAELLAEGLESTWKAGIGLEIPRLIGDIFFQIECVSGASNNLASQKSAASDTIRETLIGILLPSLGMADIPGFLSVIESQIWSTASDSPVHLVSLMTLIRVVRGSPKSLAQYLDKVVNFILQTMDPGNSVMRRTCLQSAMAVLKEVVRVFPMVALNDTSTRLAVGDAIGENKNASIRVYDMQSVTKIKVLDASGPPGLPSLIAGASEAATTTAISSLSFSPDGEGLVAFSEQGLMIRWWSLGSVWWEKLSRNLVPVQCTKLIFVPPWEGFSPNSSRSSIMASVMGHDRQAHSQNTRDSTDEDSLKLVILNLDLSYRLEWLGDRKVLLTWHGHELGTFQL